CTGAGGTTGATTAAATCACCTGCAGAGCTCAAATTGATGAGAGAGTCTGCTTCTATTGCCTGCCAGGTACTCCTGTGTGACAACTGTGTTTATACACTTGAGACAATAGCTATTTAGACAATGAGCTTTTTTTATCTCAGGGTCTTCTGAAAACAATGCTACATTCGAAAGGGTATCCTGATGAAGGCATTTGGTAGCCAAAGTTGAGTATGAGTGTCGGATAGAGGTGCTCAGCGAATGGCGTAAGTCTCCTCTACATGTCTATCTACTccatgaataaattaaataagtaCTCCTTATTCCTAATGAGAagaatgttttcatttttttttattccttaGATTCAATCCTGTAGTTGGTGGCGGTTCTAATGCTAGTGTGATCCACTATTCACGTAATGATCAGCGAGTAAGTTTGACGAAATTCTACTCAATTTACTAATACAGAGATGTGTTCTTGAAGCcaacatatataaatacatcTGTGCAGATAAAAGATGGTGATCTTGTCTTGTTGACATGGGCTGTGAGTTACATGGTTATGTTAGTGATCTTACTCGGACATGGCCACCTGCGGAAAATTCAGTTCTCTTCAGGTTTTATTTATCAAGAAACTCATTCTTCGAGCTCTTTTCTCATTGAAGATAAAAACATTGATGATACTTGTGGTTTTTTACAGGAAGAGCTATATGATCTTATACTTGAGACAACAAACAAAGAGTCCATAAAGCTATGCAAGCCTGGTACAACCATCCGTCAGCTAAACACATATTCGGTATATAAAACTTATCTTCAACTGTGCTGGAGATGTATGAAACACACAAACAGTTTTGCCAAAATGTGAAATAAATTCATATAGAAATCtgaattacaaatattttcataaGCTTATATGGACCAGAGATGTCATATATAATCACAAAGACCCATCAGCGTTAAACTTAAGAGGTTTATTTGCCAACAAAATGCTATTTGAACTCAGATGATGCTTTGTGGTTTTGCAGACCGATATGTTGTGCGATGGACTGATGAAGATGGGGATCTTAAAGAATCGTAGACTGATCACCAGCTGAATCCAACATCCATAGGTATGCAATGTTGAACCTCGATCACGTTAACTTATTGGTTTGTTCATCCAATCATAAATTTGCATGTTTGGACGAGGAAACCAAAACAATTAATTAAGTTTGGTTAACGTGCTGGTGCATACAACCTTGTTTAATTGTCTGCCATGTGCTGTTAAACATgcaacgaaaaaaaaaaacacaaatgttATCTAACAAAGTTCTCTTTTTGATGGATAAAAAAAAGGTCACTACCTTGGGATGGATGTGCATGATTCTTCTTCTGTAGGATATGACCGCCCTTTGGTACCCGGTTCTGTAAGTAAATCTAACTCTCTTTACATGTTCACCTGTTAACTTGCCCTCATCCTGCATTAATAAACTAAACTATTTGGACAGGTGATCACAATTGAGCCAGGAGTCTACATTCCATCTTCATTCAACTGCTCTGAAGGTATAACATTGCTGTCTTCAAACTCTTTATGCAACAACTTCATGTAAGAGATTGTGGTTATGTAGATCCGTGAGATTAAACTGCAAATTAACCACAGGACATGCCATGATCTATCAGATAAGAAATCTTTGGTTATGTGAATTGCTTAAATAATTCTTGATAAATTTGCAGATTCCAAGGGATAGGGATAAGGATTGAGGATGAAGTTCTGATCACTGAGACAGCCACGAGGTGCTAACAGGGTCAATGCCTAAGGAGATCAACATATAGAGACGTTATTGAATAATCACTGCCATGAAAACGCTGCTCAGAGCTTCGCAGTTCTCTTCCTAAGTTTAAAGGTTACAGTTGAGCTGTTACTTagaaacaatatattttagatgttatgaataatgataaaatttgaataatattatgATGATTGATTTGATTGACTGGACCAAGTTTATAGCGAACAGTACCAAGTCATCAAGTTTCAAGATAGTAAGGTGACAAATCACAATCAGTAAGTTAGACGTTGGAACTCTTGTAATTATGTGAACTACAATGTTTACTTGAATTCTAAAGATATTATTCAATTCGATTTATACCAAAAATAATTGAGGACACAACGGTTACTGGTTAGCTGTTGAAGAAAAGGTGAGTTGATAGGCCCTGCATTACACGCAGAGGGCCATGCATGCACCATCTATCATATAACAAGTAACACAAATAATTGCTATACTATTGTCTGATGATGATTACTATAGTCACCCATAGACCTGCCCAACCATGTCCATTAATGCTTTCTCCATGTACCGCATACCACACAACCTATATATAACAAGGTTAAGTCGCCTCTTACACAACACACAACTTCAGCTTTGAGGTAAAGCGtaaactttaaaagaaaaacagaacagAGATGGGTTTGGTCACAGAGGAGGTGAGAGCTAAGGCAGAGAAGTACACCGGAGATGAGATATGCCGAGAGAAAACAAAAGTCTTCCTCAAGGAAATATCTATGCCCAATGGCTTACTACCGTTGAAGGACATTGAAGAGGTTGGGTACGACAGAGAGTCAGGTGTTGTGTGGCTGAAGCAGAAACAGAGCATCACCCACAAGTTCGAAACGATCGATAAGCTTGTCTCCTACGGAACCGAGGTCACTGCCGTTGTCCAGACGGGTAAGATCAAGAAGCTCACTGGAGTCAAGGCCAAGGAGCTTCTCATCTGGGTCAGTGTCAGTGAGATCTATacagaggagaaagagaagatcACGTTCAAGTCACAACCACACTGTCCAGGACTTTCCCTGTCCCAGCTTTATTGTCCCAGAGGAAGTGGAACCTGCCAAGGAAGAACCTGTCAAGGAGAAGAGCAGTGAAGCCGCCGAGGTTACGGAGGCTGTTGCAGTCAAGGAGGCCTAATCAAGCCGAGAGTTAGTAGTGTTTCTCACTGCTCTTACGCTCATGTATTACCTACCACTCGTTTCTGCTTCTTTTACTACCTGTAATAAGATGTCACCAACATCCTCCTGTTATACAAAAAAATACCGAAATTATCTATAAACTACATTAAGCTGGTTATGTATGTGACTTCAAGAACACTGGAAACATATTAGCAAGCCAAAGTGAAAGCTACATCGAGATCTTTTCAAAATGTTTTACAACCTCAAAAAGTTTCCCTCACGTGTTAAATCGTGTGCATACCCACTTACATGGCGTAATGCTTATTCTTTACTATGTATAGCCAACATCGTTCATATGCACTGCTACACTGGCTATAGTTACTTACCGCTGCTCGATAAGAAGTTACAGCGTAGCTTCACTCTATATTTCAATTACATTGATTGAGGTTTTGAATCATTTTCTTTCAAGTAATTGCTCAACTGAAATATTGATCGAGGTTTTGAATCATTTTCTTTCACGTAGTTGCTCAACTGAATTCATCAGACGAGGATCTTGAAGATGAAGGTTGCATCGAAATCATAAAGAAACGTAAATTTCTGAAGCTAAACATACGCCATAGGAGATACAAAAATGTTATATAGGGTAAAATCGAAAATGTCAAAAATGTTAAAAGAGAATATAATAAACCTCTTTCTTAATCCCTTGCAAATATTATATTGGTAAAACGAATCAGTAAAAAAAACATGGTGTGGCTTATGGCAAATCTTCTTTATACACTGCCTTTTGCTCACTAAAACATGTTCTTCTTTTCAGACAAGGGTAAAGGCAGATTGTACCGTGGACTGGAACCGTGATGCGATTGTCTGTGAGGCAAACTGCTGAAACTGTTCTTTGCATCTGCCAACAAATAAAAAGTGTTAAGTCTAATGATCTATAGCCCATTTGACTATTATAAGGGCTATACTGGAATGGATCTTACCTTTCTTGCACTTTGTGAAGCCGATGATATTAGCCGCGTTAAGGGACAAGCAAACGCCGACAACAAGCAGATAGTCGGCCTGAAACCTTATCAGTGAAAATATCCCAAGGACTAACCACGCAGCTGCCTGAAGATaggaaacaacaaaaacaagatTCAGCTGCGGTAAAAGACAGCATAATGTTTTCACAAGTTTGTAATGCTGACGCTAGAACACATAACCCATTGCTACACCATCTCAAGGCTCATTCTTACTCTCTATAGGTCGCCTTGTAATGCAACTGAGCCTATAGGTTTTAAGCTACCAACTATTAGTCAATCTGATAATGCAGGATCATAGGATATACTAATGCAATTTCAACATGCACAATAACAGTGGTCAACTTTTAGTCCCCCAGATTACTTCTCCCTAATCTCCCTATTTTGCAAGTGTATGGGGTGATTGACTCAATGTCAATTGCCACTAACTCAGAAGGAGAATCGTTTGTCACAAACTCATagataaaaactcatttaaacgTTAGCTTGTGGTGGGATGAGAGAAGTCAGCGATCTATATATGGTTAGTGTGGGATACTAAAAGACAGCTTCGAAATTCGTCTCACCGTTTGCCAAACATTTGCTTCATCATTAGGGTCATGTTCATTCTTTCCTATTCTCTACTTCTACTCCTCCACTAAAGTTCCGGTGAGTGAAAAGTGACAAGCTCATAGGCAAGTAAGCATAGATAGGAACAACTAGTTGAAACAATTTGGGGTCGTGTTCATTATTGCCCCGTTCTTACTACTAATCCTAATGCTCCACAAAAGTTTCAGGTGCATTGCAAACAGGTTTAAGCGATAAGCTACAAACTGTAGTCAAAGATAGGAACTACTCACTGCAAGGTAAAGCGTCCACCAGAAAAGCCAGGAGTCTTTCTTGTTCATCCGAGCCAAGGACTGATACACAGACAACGAAATAAATGAGGTAAAAACTAGTAAGAATTTTTTGCTTAATGAATAAAGTAAAAAGTAAAAGCATTAAGCAAAAAAGAGAGGGCTAACCTCATGGTCAAGAGACTCAACTTCCAGACACTTTCACCCAAGTCATTGATCTCGTTCCACCACCTGAGACCAACAAGTATACGCCCACTCACATTCTTAACCACCAGAAGTCAAGTGCCGCGAGAAGAACAGTCACCACAAAGATAATAACAAAGCTGTTGAAGAAGAGAGCCGAGAGAATGTAAAACGCCAACGCAGCACCCTGCCCCCAAAAACAAACTTGTTACCATTCTCCACCtcacttataaaaaaaagtctaaaaagACTCATACTCAGGCTCATCATACCTTGAAGAGAACATGGAAGAGACACGTCTTCGGATTCGCATAGTTTTCAACTGGTGGCTGCATTGAATTAACAACGAGAATAATCACATCTGAGTCTAATTAAACCGATTCTTAACATAGCATTTCTATCTAGCTCAAGCCTTCCAATTCTAATGTCTACACACACATTCTCCTCCGAGACGAATTCGAAGAGCACAGATCTAACACAATCACGTCCAGATCGAGCAGCTAATCGAGCTTAATCAAGAATCGGATAAGCAATCTAGCTCAGAAATTAATCATTCACCTGGTTAGGATCCATCTTTCGAAGTATCCGAATGTATCAACCCCGACGCCGATCAGAAGAGGGAATCCTAATACTGATCTTCCCTCCGAGAAAATTATCTTCGTTCGGTACCAGCAGATCTTCAAACTCTTGCGCGTGTTTCTTAGCGTTTTAATTCTAATCTATAGGCCCAAGTGAGTGTCCTTTATAGCCCATTAGGCCCAATATAAAAGGTTGGGTTAAGAATCTAGTACAAATATCAATGCCTTAACACACACGTAACAAGATTTCACTAATGTCAAACCCTAAAAAGAGACCTAACAtagtttgtttttcttcttgcttCACCATCTGGCTGAAAATCTAGTATAGATATAGGTTCCTTAGTACGCACATAAAGATCTAACACTTTCAAACCCTAAAAACAGAATTAGTACAAACTGTCTTTTCACCTACATTTTGGCTACAATATCTCGTTTTCAGGTACATTGTTCACAAACAATAATTGTTGTGTGTTGATGATTGCCATAGTCACCCAAACCTGCTCAACCATGCCCATTAATGCATTTTACATGCACCGTATACCACACAACCTATATATAACAAGGTTAAGTCGCCTCTTATCAAACACACAACTTCAGCCTTGAGGTAAAgcttaaaactaaaaaaacaggAGCGGATGGGTTTGGTCACACAGGAGGTGAGAGCTAAGGCAGAGAAGTAACACCGGAGATGAGATATGCCGAAGAGAAGACAAAAGTCTTCCTCAAGGAAGGAAATTCTATGCCTAATGCTTTATACCGTTGAAGGACATTGAAGAGGTAGAAATGGAGAATCTTATGTAACTTGATTTGTCTGTACAGTCTTATATATGggtcaaaaaaatttaattacagGTTTGGTTGCGTTCCTCACGTTATTCAAGCATGATGTTTGATATTTATATGTTCCAGGTTAAGCCTGCCGCCAGTTCTTCGGCAACTTATCTATCtaaatgatgaagatgttcTCACAGATGCTGCTGGGCTCTATCTTACCTTTCAGATGGCCCCAATGATAGATCCAAGCTGTGATCCAGGCTGGTGTTTGTCCACTACTTGTGGAGCTTCTGAGGTTAgctcaaattttttatatattgatatacATAGCTGGTCTTGTAGTTGGTCTTCAGATTCTTATCCCCAACAATGGGTTTGACATTTTCAAATTTGTGATGTTTTTAAACCTCTTAGAAATTGAGTGTTAGTGTACTgactaatatattatatatatatatatatataatatatttcttcAAAGGATCCATCACCTACGGTTCTCATTCCTGCGACATTTGAACTAGTGGagaacattgtttttttttttttttttttttttttttatgttttttttttattttttctaacgGGTGATGACTCCAGAAATGGTATGATCTCTTAAGAATTTTTTACAAGAATCCTTTGATGAAAAGCCAACATTTTGACAGCAGCTGCTCAAAATgttaaacaaaacaatcaaacatTATATAGAAACATTCTTCACAGATCATACCAGTGTCTGAGAGTCATCACCAGTTACAATGTTCCCAACAGTTCGAAGCGCAGGAATGCGAGAACCGTAGGTGATGGATGActtgaagaaatatatatatatatatatatatatatatatatattagtcagtACACTAACACTCAATTTCTAAGAGGTATTAAAAAACATCACAAATTTGAAAATGTCAAACACCATTGTTGGGGGATAAGAATCTGAAGAACAAAACTACAAGACCAGCTAATATAGCAATAATATAGCAAAATTGAGCTAACCTCAGAAGCTCCACAAGTAGTGGACAAACACCAGCCTGGATCACAGCTTGGATCTATCATTGGGGCCATCTGAAAGGTAAGATAGAGCCCAGCAGGCATCTGTGAGAACTCTTCATCATTTAGATAGATAAGTTGCCGAAGAACTGGCAGGGCAGGCTTAACCTGGAACATATAAATATCAAACATCATGCTTGAATAACGGTGAGGAAACGCACCAAAcatgtaattaaattttttgaccCATAATATAAGACTGTACAGACAAATCAAGTTACATAAGATTCTCCAGTTCTACCTCTTCAATGTCCTTCAACGGTAGTAAACCATTAGGCATAGATATTTCCTTGAGGAAGACTTTTGTCTTCTCTCGGCATATCTCATCTCCGGTGTACTTCTCTGCCTTAGCTCTCACCTCCTGTGTGACCAAACCATCTCTGctcttttttttagtttaagcTTTACCTCAAAGCTGAAGTTGGTGTGTTGTGATAAGAGGCGACTTAACCTTGTTATATATAGGTTGTGTGTATACGGTGCATGTAAAATGCATTAATGGGCATGGTTGAGCAGGTTATGGGTGACTATGGCAATCATCAACACACAACAATTATTGTTGTGAACAATGTAACCTGAAAACGAGATATTGTAGCCAAAAATGTAGGTGAAAAGACAGTTTGTACTAGATTCTGtttttttagggtttgaaaGTGTTAGATCTTTATGTGCGTACTAAGGAACCTATATCTATACTAGATTTTCAGCCAGATGGTGAaaagcaagaaaagaaaaacaaactatGTTAGGTCTCTTTTAGGTTGACATTAGTGAAATCTTGTTACGTGTGTGTTAAGGCATTGATATTTGTACTAGATTCTTAACCCAACCTTTTATATTGGGCCTAATGGGCTATAAAGGACACTCACTTGGGCCTATAGATTAGAATTAAAACGCTAAGAAAACACGCGCAAGAGTTTGAAGATCTGCTGGTACCGAACGAAGATAATTTTCTCGGAGGGAAGATCAGTATTAGGATTCCATCTCTGATCGGCGTCGGGGTTGATACATTCGGATACTTCGAAAGATGGATCCTAACCAGGTGAATGATTAATTCTGAGCTAGATTGCTTATCCGATTCTTGATTAAGCTCGATTAGCTGCTCGATCTGGACGTGATTGTGTTAGATCTGTGCTCTTCGAATTCGTCTCGGAGGAGAATGTGTGTGTAGACATTAAATTGGAAGGCTTGAGCTAGATAGAAATGCTATGTTAAGAATCGGTTTAATTAGACTCAGATGTGATTATTCTCGTTGTTAATTCAATGCAGCCACCAGTTGAAAACTATGCGAATCCGAAGAGTGTCTCTTCCATGTTCTCTTCAAGGTATGATGAGCCTGAGTATGAGTCTTTTTAGACTTTTTTTATAAGTGAGGTGGAGAATGGTAACAAGTTTGTTTTGGGGGCAGGGTGCTGCGTTGGCGTTTTACATTCTCTCGGCTCTCTTCTCAACAGCTTTGTTATTATCTTTGTGGTGACTGTTCTTCTCGCGGCACTTGACTTCTGGGTGGTTAAGAATGTGAGTGGGCGTATACTTGTTGGTCTCAGGTGGTGGAAACGAGATCAATGACTTGGGTGAAAGTGTCTGGAAGTTTGAGTCTCTTGACCAGGAGGTTAGCCCTCTCTTTTTGCTTAATGCTTTTACTTTTTACTTTATTCATTAAGCAAAAAATTCTTACTAGTTTTACCTCATTTATTTCGTTTGTCTGTGTATCAGTCCTGGCTCGGATGAACAGAAAGACTCCTGGTTTTCTGGTGGACGCTTTACCTTGCAGTGAGTAGTTCCTATCTTTGACTACAGTTTGTAGCTTATCGCTTAACCTGTTTGCAATGCACCTGAAACTTTTGTGGAGCATTAGGATTAGTAGTAAGAACGGGCAATAATGAACACGACCCCAAATGTTTCAACTAGTTGTTCCTATCTATGCTTACTTGCCTATGAGCTTGTCACTTTTCACTCACCGGAACTTTAGTGGAGGAGTAGAAGTAAGAATAGGAAAGAATGAACATGACCCTAATGATGAAGCAAATGTTTTGCAAACGGTGAGACGAATTTCGAAGCTGTCTTTTAGTATCCCACACTAACCTATATAGATCGCTGACTTCTCTCATCCCCACCACAAGCTAAcgtttaaatgagtttttatctATGAGTTTGTGACAAACGATTCTCCTTCTGAGTTAGTGGCAATTGACATTTGAGTCAATCACCCGCATACACATTGCAAAATAGGGAGATTAGGGAGAAGTAATCTGGGGGACTAAAAGTTGACCACTGTTATTGTGCATGTTGAAATTGCATTAGTATAATCTATGATCCTGCATATCAGATTGACTAATAGTTGGTAGCTTAAAACCCTATAGGCTCAGTTGCATTACAAGGCGACCTATAGAGAGTAAGAATGAGCCTTGAGATGGTGGTAGCAATGGGTTTAGTGTTCTAGCGTCAGCAATTACAAACTTGTGAAAACATTATGCTGTCTTTTACCGCAGCTGAatcttgttttttgtttgtccTATCTTCAGGCAGCTGCGTGGTTAGTCTTGGGATATTTTCACTGATAAGGTTTCAGGCCGACTATCTGCTTTTGTTGTCGGCGTTTGCTTGTCCCTTAACGCGGCTAATATCATCGGCTTCACAAAGTGCAAGAAAGGTAAGATCCATTCCAGTATAGCCCTTATAATAGTCAAATGGGCTATAGATCATTAGACTTAACACTTTTTATTTGTTGGCAGATGAAAAGAAGAACAGTTTCAGCAGTTTGCCTCACAGACAATCGCATCACGGTTCCAGTCCACGGTACAATCTGCCTTTACCCTTGTCTGAAAAGAAGAACATGTTTTAGTGAGCAAAAGCAGTGTATAAAGAAGATTTGCCATAAGCCACACCATGTTTTTTTTACTGATTCGTTTTACCAATAAATATTTTGCAAGGGATTAAGAAAGAGGTTTATTATATTCTCTTTTACATGTATTTGACATTTTCGATTTTACCCTATATAACATTTTTGTATCTCCTATGGCGTATGTTTAGCTTCAGAAAATTTACGTTTCTTTATGATTTCGATGCACCTCATCTTCAAGATCCTCGTCTGATGAATTCAGTTGAGCAACTACGTGAAAGAAAATGATTCAAAACCTCGATCAATATTTCAGTTGAGCAATTACTTGAAAGAAAATGATTCAAAACCTCAATCAATGTAATTGAAATATAGAGTGAAGCTACGCTGTAACTTCTTATCGAGCAGCGGGTAAGTAACTATAGCCAGTGCATATGAACGATGTTGCTATACATAGTAAAGAATAAGCAGTACGCCATGTAAGTGGGTATGCACACGATTTAACACGTGAGGGAAACTTTTTGAGGTTGTAAAACATTTTGAAAAGATCTCGATGTAGCTTTCACTTTGGCTTGCTAATATGTTTCCAGTGTTCTTGAAGTCACATACATAACCAGCTTTAATGTAGTTATAGATAATTTCGGTATTTTTTTGTATACAGGAGGATGTTGGTGACATCTTATTACAGGTAGTAAAAGAAGCAGAAACGAGTGGTAGTAATACATGAGCGTAAGAGCAGTGAGAAACACTACTAACTCTCGGCTTGATTAGGCCTCCTTGACTGCAACAGCCTCCGTAACCTCGGCGGCTTCACTGCTCTTCTCCTTGACAGGTTCTTCCTTGGCAGGTTCCACTTCCTCTGGGACAATAAAAGCTGGGACAGGGAAAGTCCTGGACAGTGTGGTTGGTGACTTGAACGTgatcttctctttctcctctgtATAGATCTCACTGACACTGACCCAGATGAGAAGCTCCTTGGCCTTGACTCCAGTGAGCTTCTTGATCTTACCCGTCTGGACAACGGCAGTGACCTCGGTTCCGTAGGAGACAAGCTTATCGATCGTTTCGAACTTGTGGGTGATGCTCTGTTTCTGCTTCAGCCACACAACACCTGACTCTCTGTCGTACCCAACCTCTTCAATGTCCTTCAACGGTAGTAAGCCATTGGGCATAGATATTTCCTTGAGGAAGACTTTTGTTTTCTCTCGGCATATCTCATCTCCGGTGTACTTCTCTGCCTTAGCTCTCACCTCCTCTGTGACCAAACCCATCTCTgttctgttttcttttaaagtttACGCTTTACCTCAAAGCTGAAGTTGTGTGTTGTGGTAAGAGGCGACTTAACCTTGTTATATATAGGTTGTGTGGTATGTCGGTACATGGAGAAAGCATTAATGGACATGGTTGGGCAGGTCTATGGGTGACTATAGTAATCATCATCAGACAATAGTGATAGCAATTATTGTTGTTACTTGTTATATGATAGATGGTGCATGCATGGCCCTCTGCGTGTAAATGCAGGGCCTATCAACTCACCTTTTCTTCAACAGCTAACCAGTAACCGTTGTGTCCTCAATTATTTTGGTATAAATCGAATTGAATAATATCTTTAGAATTCAAGTAAACATTGTAGTTCACATAATTACAAGAGTTCCAACGTCTAACTTACTGATTGTGATTGTCACCTTACTATCTTGAAACTTGATGACTTGGTACTGTTTCGCTATAAACTTGGTCcagtcaaatcaaatcaaatcatcattatattatttcaaattttatcattattcataacatctaaaatatattgtttctAAGTAACAGCTCAACTGTAACCTTTAAACTTAGGAAGAGAAACTGGCGAAGCTCTGAGCAGCGTTTTCATGGCAGTGATTATTCAATAACGTCTCTATATGTTTGATCTCCTTAGGCATTGACCCTGTTAGCACCTCGTGGCCTGTCTCAGTGATCAGAACTTCATCCTCAATCCTTATCCCTATCCCTTGGAATCTGCAAATTTATCAAGAATTATTTAAGCAATTTCACATAACCAAAGATTTCTTATCTGAT
The window above is part of the Brassica napus cultivar Da-Ae chromosome C8, Da-Ae, whole genome shotgun sequence genome. Proteins encoded here:
- the LOC125591679 gene encoding LOW QUALITY PROTEIN: uncharacterized protein LOC125591679 (The sequence of the model RefSeq protein was modified relative to this genomic sequence to represent the inferred CDS: inserted 2 bases in 2 codons) produces the protein MGLVTEEVRAKAEKYTGDEICREKTKVFLKEISMPNGLLPLKDIEEVGYDRESGVVWLKQKQSITHKFETIDKLVSYGTEVTAVVQTGKIKKLTGVKAKELLIWVSVSEIYTEEKEKITFKSXTTLSRTFPVXSFIVPEEVEPAKEEPVKEKSSEAAEVTEAVAVKEA
- the LOC106453161 gene encoding uncharacterized protein LOC106453161, translated to MGLVTEEVRAKAEKYTGDEICREKTKVFLKEISMPNGLLPLKDIEEVGYDRESGVVWLKQKQSITHKFETIDKLVSYGTEVTAVVQTGKIKKLTGVKAKELLIWVSVSEIYTEEKEKITFKSPTTLSRTFPVPAFIVPEEVEPAKEEPVKEKSSEAAEVTEAVAVKEA
- the LOC125591680 gene encoding intermediate cleaving peptidase 55, mitochondrial-like, whose amino-acid sequence is MTALWYPGSVITIEPGVYIPSSFNCSERFQGIGIRIEDEVLITETGHEVLTGSMPKEIKHIETLLNNHCHENAAQSFASFSS